A genomic region of Metopolophium dirhodum isolate CAU chromosome 1, ASM1992520v1, whole genome shotgun sequence contains the following coding sequences:
- the LOC132932933 gene encoding uncharacterized protein LOC132932933 gives MKIPRYIGCSAGCSYDLCGFSDASTKGYAAVAYLRVTAKSGSVDVYLLGSKTKLAPMKTSTIPRLELSGAVLLALWLGRIKRALEPQQEISNVFAWSDSTIVLSWLGNTHTSSKTFVSNRIFQIQTTISV, from the coding sequence ATGAAGATTCCACGCTACATCGGTTGTTCCGCTGGATGTAGCTATGATTTGTGCGGTTTCTCTGACGCGTCCACGAAAGGGTATGCAGCGGTCGCTTACCTCCGTGTCACTGCAAAGTCAGGAAGTGTTGATGTCTATCTTCTAGGGTCCAAAACTAAGTTGGCCCCCATGAAAACCTCGACGATCCCACGGCTCGAACTGAGCGGAGCGGTGCTACTGGCTCTATGGCTGGGAAGAATTAAACGCGCTCTGGAACCTCAACAAGAGATTTCGAATGTCTTCGCTTGGTCGGACTCGACCATTGTGCTCTCATGGTTGGGCAACACTCATACCTCGTCTAAGACTTTCGTATCCAACCGTATCTTCCAAATTCAAACCACGATTTCTGTTTGA
- the LOC132932934 gene encoding uncharacterized protein LOC132932934, with product MLDYESLGHMTLAEGPGQYFIPHHAIQKSEGDSVKLRVVFDASAKCHSGVSLNQCLLVGPKLQQDIVDVLIGFRVHKVAFTTDICKINRQIEVLPQYRGYQYILWREYPQASLKEYTLNTVTYGVNKSLEAAKTLQLNLINTLARSGLELKKWASNTPELLEHLRPEDCSRNPLAFEQNDATHVVLGMRWSHDQDYFSFGINSFKMNPTKRGVLSMIARIFDPLGLLAPATFYAKSIMQRVWVAQISWDDQLPSDIAEDWCDFYHSLG from the exons ATGCTCGATTATGAGAGCCTAGGTCATATGACTCTCGCAGAAGGTCCCGGTCAATACTTCATTCCCCATCATGCGATTCAGAAGTCCGAAGGGGACAGTGTCAAATTGAGAGTGGTGTTTGACGCGTCGGCAAAGTGCCATTCGGGTGTCTCTCTCAACCAATGTTTGTTGGTCGGGCCAAAACTGCAGCAAGACATCGTTGATGTTTTGATTGGATTCCGCGTACACAAAGTGGCCTTCACCACGGATATATGCAAGATAAATCGCCAGATTGAGGTGCTGCCTCAATACCGGGGCTACCAATACATCCTGTGGAGGGAATATCCACAAGCTTCGCTAAAAGAGTATACACTTAATACAGTCACGTATGGAGTAAATA AGTCGTTGGAAGCTGCTAAAACGCTTCAGTTGAATCTAATCAACACTCTCGCCAGATCCGGTTTGGAGTTGAAGAAGTGGGCCAGCAATACGCCAGAATTGCTGGAACACCTACGTCCTGAAGATTGCTCCAGAAATCCGCTAGCATTTGAGCAAAATGATGCTACGCACGTCGTATTGGGAATGCGGTGGAGTCACGATCAAGATTATTTCTCCTTCGGTATCAACAGTTTCAAGATGAATCCTACCAAACGTGGAGTGTTGTCGATGATTGCCAGAATCTTTGATCCTTTAGGTCTGTTGGCACCGGCAACGTTCTATGCCAAGTCGATCATGCAACGGGTGTGGGTCGCACAGATTAGTTGGGACGATCAACTGCCATCAGATATAGCTGAAGATTGGTGTGACTTCTATCATTCTTTAGGTTAG
- the LOC132932935 gene encoding E3 SUMO-protein ligase ZBED1-like: MGKRKISNVWTFFTRSTDRTLAKCCKCKKEYRNSGNTSNLKDHLKRMHPKIQSTIVESDDEDTQSSHSISTYFKKQNVYDRDSNRKKEIDKALILMVCKDFQPFSIVEDTGFQNLVKILDPRYVLPSRPTLRDSLLKQNYEICKEKLFALLQNVCHVSLTCDLWSSRANESFLTVTCHFIDKDYKMHCTVLSTNKMDINYTSENIATEINLIIKDWDIVSKVVTIVTDNASSMIKACQILKIRHLPCFAHTLNLVVQDSLKLKEVDHVIKKCKSLVTYFKSSNIATHKLITEQENQNKKPLKVIQEVPTMWNSMYHMIKRILELKNDITIVLLRMPNAPTVLNLEDSLVLQDLIEILSCFDDATKKVSGNYVTISLIIPLVYGIYNHLINLQPSTSEGKSILQKTVESVTTRLFNYEEQTRIAEKSKNRTVTANSIIYLKEYMERPNTNNDMDSLIFWNINNDSLGTIPTCAKKILCVPATSVPSERIFSKAGIVVSDRRSRLKAKNLNMLIFINQNDWLL, translated from the exons ATgggtaaaagaaaaatttctaATGTTTGGACTTTTTTTACCAGAAGTACAGATAGAACACTTGCAAAATGTTGCAAATGTAAAAAAGAGTACAGAAACAGTGGCAATACCAGTAATCTCAAAGACCATCTTAAGAGAATGCACCCAAAAATACAATCTACTATAGTTGAGTCAGATGATGAAGATACTCAAAGTAGTCATTCAATAtccacatattttaaaaaacaaaatgtttatgacCGTGACAGCAACCGTAAAAAGGAAATAGATAAGGCGTTGATTTTAATGGTTTGTAAAGACTTCCAACCTTTTTCTATTGTTGAAGACACAGGATTCCAAAATCTAGTTAAAATACTTGATCCAAGGTATGTATTACCAAGTAGGCCAACGTTAAGAGACTCTCTATTAAagcaaaattatgaaatatgtaaagaaaaattatttgctCTACTTCAAAATGTTTGTCATGTTAGTTTGACATGCGATTTATGGTCTTCCAGAGCAAATGAAAGTTTTTTAACAGTTACTTGTCATTTTATTGATAAAGACTATAAAATGCATTGTACAGTTTTGTCCACTAACAAAATGGACATTAATTATACAAGTGAGAATATTGCAACAGaaataaacctaataataaaagATTGGGATATTGTTAGTAAAGTTGTTACAATAGTAACAGACAACGCATCTTCAATGATTAAAGCTTgtcaaatactaaaaatacgcCACCTTCCTTGTTTTGCTCACACACTAAATTTGGTCGTCCAAGATTCATTAAAACTTAAAGAAGTTGatcatgttataaaaaaatgtaaaagtttgGTGACTTATTTTAAAAGCAGTAACATAGCAACACATAAGCTAATAACTGAGCaagaaaatcaaaacaaaaagcCTCTAAAAGTTATTCAGGAAGTTCCTACAATGTGGAACAGCATGTATCATATGATAAAAAGAATACTAGAACTGAAGAATGAtataacaattgtattattaagaATGCCTAATGCAcctacagttttaaatttagaagACAGTTTGGTTCTACaagatttaattgaaatattgagTTGTTTTGATGATGCAACCAAAAAAGTATcag GTAATTATGTTACCATTTCATTGATTATACCTTTAGTATATGGTATTTATAATCATCTTATTAATCTACAACCAAGTACTTCAGAAGGAAAGAGTATACTACAAAAGACAGTTGAAAGTGTTACAAcaagattatttaattatgaggAAC AGACAAGAATAgctgaaaaaagtaaaaacaggACAGTGACTgccaattcaataatttatttaaaagaatacaTGGAACGTCCTAATACAAATAATGATATGGATTCTTTAATATTCTggaat attaataatGATAGTCTTGGGACTATTCCTACTTGTGCTAAAAAAATCTTATGTGTTCCTGCCACTTCAGTCCCATCTGAAAGGATATTCAGTAAGGCTGGTATAGTTGTTTCAGACAGGCGGTCTAGATTAAaagctaaaaatttaaatatgttgatatttataaatcaaaatgattGGTTATTATAA
- the LOC132932936 gene encoding uncharacterized protein LOC132932936, protein MSKIRKNNKCLVNQWIQQYNKDIKKLESSKLSLFDATKIVDETILNMEIVSGNNGKIIKEKVLDLLHKNYEFKMLKQISDVLSGREGSVLPPNFTPMMSSCMKFAPITSVDVERSFSTYKMILTEKRTNMTPQNMEKYIVINYVERSNTSI, encoded by the exons ATGtctaaaatacgtaaaaataataagtgcTTGGTAAACCAGTGgattcaacaatataataaaga CATTAAAAAATTAGAATCATCTAAATTATCTTTGTTTGATGCAACAAAAATTGTTGATGAAACTATATTGAATATGGAAATCGTATCTGGaaataatggaaaaattattaaagaaaaagttTTGGATTTActacataaaaattatgaatttaaaatgttgaagcAGATATCAGATGTTTTATCAGGAAGAGAAGGAAGTGTCTTACCCCCAAATTTTACACCAATGATGAGTTCTTGTATGAAATTTGCGCCTATAACTTCTGTGGATGTTGAACGATCCTTTAGTACATACAAAATGATATTAACtgaaaaaagaacaaatatgaCCCCTCAAAATATGGAaaagtatattgtaattaatt ATGTTGAAAGGTCCAACActtctatataa